One Mugil cephalus isolate CIBA_MC_2020 chromosome 12, CIBA_Mcephalus_1.1, whole genome shotgun sequence DNA segment encodes these proteins:
- the arsh gene encoding arylsulfatase D, producing the protein MRSALLGPLLLLLLLAAGMDVRGDEADKKPNFVLMMVDDLGIGDIGCYGNDTIRTPNIDRLASEGVKLTQHIAAAPLCTPSRAAFMTGRYSLRSGMVSTGRVQVLLFLGGSGGLPPTETTFAKRLQQQGYTTGLVGKWHLGVNCQHRGDHCHHPNQHGFSYFYGLPFTLFNDCVPGHGSDVLADLQHTLRNLSALVAVGLVTVVCVRLCGLFEVRLWLLVLLFLLCILATAVWYVPFMLLPTWNCIIMRNQDVIEQPMTVETLPQRLLSEAQNFIKRNVDHPFLLFFSLAHIHTPLFTNPAFAGKSRHGLYGDNLEEVDWIIGKMTETVDSLGLANNTLMYFTSDHGGHLEDGDPRIGQKGGWNSIYKGGKAMGGWEGGIRVPGIFRWPGRLAPGRVVDEPTSLMDLYPTLKYLAEDTRPDRQSDGYNLMPLLEGKTVRSEHEFMFHYCGIYLNAVRWHPQGSDSVFKVHFFTPNFSPPGAVGCYDTKVCLCHGEHVTHHNPPLLYDLFHDPSESRPLTRETEPRYAEILEQTARAVETHKSTLINEQASDDTQSPASTAAYKVQGQMTWDKILWRPWLQPCCGTFPFCGCKEDATHV; encoded by the exons ATGAG GTCTGCCCTGTTGGgacctcttcttctgctcctgctcctggcAGCAGGAATGGATGTGAGAGGGGATGAGGCAGATAAGAAGCCCAACTTTGTGTTGATGATGGTGGACGATCTAGGTATTGGTGATATAGGCTGCTACGGTAATGACACCATCAG GACTCCTAACATTGACAGACTTGCATCAGAGGGGGTGAAGCTTACTCAGCACATTGCGGCCGCTCCTCTTTGCACTCCGAGCCGGGCTGCTTTCATGACGGGCCGCTATTCACTACGCTCAG GAATGGTTAGTACGGGACGAGTGCAGGTGCTGCTGTTCCTTGGAGGTTCGGGGGGGCTTCCACCCACTGAGACCACCTTTGCTAAAAGGCTGCAGCAACAGGGATACACCACCGGCCTAGTAG GTAAATGGCATTTGGGTGTGAACTGCCAACACAGAGGGGATCACTGTCATCATCCCAACCAGCACGGCTTCAGCTACTTCTACGGCCTGCCATTCACCCTGTTCAATGACTGTGTGCCAGGACATGGCAGCGATGTCCTTGCTGACCTCCAGCATACACTCCGAAATCTGTCTGCACTGGTTGCAGTTGGACTTGTCACAGTG gTGTGTGTCCGCCTATGTGGCCTTTTTGAAGTCAGACTGTGGCTCCTGgtgcttcttttccttctctgtaTCCTAGCAACCGCCGTGTGGTATGTGCCCTTTATGCTTCTACCAACCTGGAACTGTATCATCATGAGGAACCAAGACGTGATTGAACAGCCTATGACAGTGGAGACACTGCCTCAAAGGTTGCTGAGTGAAGCACAAAATTTCATAAAGAG gaATGTTGATCAtccattcctcctcttcttctcactGGCTCACATCCACACGCCGCTCTTCACAAATCCAGCCTTTGCTGGCAAAAGTCGTCACGGCCTCTACGGCGACAACCTGGAAGAAGTGGACTGGATCATTG GTAAAATGACAGAGACGGTTGATTCCCTCGGTCTCGCCAACAACACTCTGATGTACTTCACATCTGACCATGGTGGACACCTGGAAGACGGTGATCCGCGAATTGGACAGAAGGGAGGCTGGAACAGTATCTATAAAG GTGGAAAGGCTATGGGGGGCTGGGAAGGGGGGATCAGGGTACCTGGTATTTTCCGCTGGCCTGGAAGACTGGCACCAGGAAGAGTGGTGGATGAGCCCACTAGCCTCATGGATCTGTACCCCACACTGAAATATTTAGCCGAGGACACTCGACCAGACAG ACAATCAGATGGCTACAACCTCATGCCGCTGTTGGAAGGGAAAACTGTTCGATCAGAGCATGAATTCATGTTCCACTACTGTGGCATCTACCTGAATGCCGTTCGCTGGCACCCACAGGGCA GTGACTCCGTCTTCAAGGTGCACTTTTTCACTCCCAACTTTTCTCCCCCGGGAGCTGTTGGTTGCTATGACACTAAGGTCTGCCTGTGTCACGGAGAACATGTGACACACCACAACCCACCGCTGCTGTATGACCTTTTTCACGATCCCTCGGAGTCCCGACCTCTGACCCGTGAAACAGAGCCGCGATATGCTGAAATCCTTGAACAGACTGCCAGAGCAGTGGAGACGCATAAAAGCACCCTCATAAATGAGCAGGCGTCTGATGACACCCAGTCACCCGCCAGCACAGCTGCATACAAGGTTCAAGGCCAGATGACTTGGGACAAGATTCTGTGGAGGCCTTGGCTTCAGCCCTGCTGTGGGACTTTTCCATTCTGTGGGTGCAAAGAGGACGCGACACATGTTTAA